One Ferribacterium limneticum genomic window, GGACAGCCGCCGAGGCCGGCGATCGAGCTGTCGAAGACGGCCATGCCCATCTGCAGTGAGGCGTAGATGTTGGCGACAGCCATGCCGTAGGTGTCGTGGTAATGGCCGGCCAGTTTTTCGATGGGGAGGAGTTTGGCGCAGGCTTCGATCAGGCGTTTGATGGAAGCCGGATTGCCGACGCCGATGGTGTCGCCGAGCGAGACTTCGTAACAACCCATGTCGAACAGGGTTTTGGCGACTTCGGCAGCTTTTTTCGGGTCGATGGCGCCTTCATACGGACAGCCGACGACGCAGGAAACGTAGCCGCGGACCGGAATTTCCAGTGCCGAGGCAGCCGAAACGATGGGTTCGAAGCGTTTCAGGCTCTCGGCAATCGAGCAATTGATGTTTTTTTGGGAAAAAATCTCGGAGGCAGCGCCGAAAATGGCGACTTCGGTCGCGCCGGCTTCAATGGCCGCATCAAAACCTTGCAAATTTGGCGTTAAAACCGGGTAGACCGTAGCAGCGTGGCGTTTGATGCCGCGCATGACCGCCGCGTTGTCGCCCATCTGCGGCACCCATTTTGGCGAGACGAAGGAGGTCGACTCGATGACGCGCAGGCCGACATCGGCCAGGCGTTCGATCAGTTCGATCTTGATCGCCGTCGGGACCACCTGCGCCTCATTCTGCAACCCGTCGCGCGGGCCGACTTCGACGATTTTTACCTTGCTGGGCAGCTTCATGGGGGTACCTCGTTAACTCCCTCCCCTTCAAGGGGAGGGAACTTGGTTTAGTTCGGCTCGAATTCGACCAGTTCGGCTCCATCGGCCACCTGCTCGCCGGCAGCGTAGCAGAAAGTCTTGACGGTTCCGGCGGCGGGGGCGGTGATGGTGTGCTCCATTTTCATGGCTTCGAGGATGAGCAGCGGTGCGCCTTTTTCGACCTTCTGGCCGGGCTGGGCGAGCAGGGCGACGACCTTGCCGGGCATCGGTGCGGTCAGGCCGCCGCCTTGGGCACCGCCGGCTTCGACCAGGTGTAGTGGATCGTCGCGGAGAAGTGAGTACGTGCTTCCGTTGAGGAAGATGCTGCGTTTTTCATCGACGGCGACAACGCTGGCCATCAGGCGACGGTCGTCGAGTTCGACGGCAAAGCGGTCGCCTTCGAGTTTCTTGCCACGGGCCAGCGTGGTCTGGCCGTTGATGGTGATCTGCCATTTGTCGCCTTGGTAGCGCACCATGGCTTCGATCAGGCTGTCGCCGTCGCGGAAGCCGATCAGGCGGGCGGCCGACAGGTTCATGCGCCAGCCGTCGCGGGCATG contains:
- a CDS encoding hydroxymethylglutaryl-CoA lyase encodes the protein MKLPSKVKIVEVGPRDGLQNEAQVVPTAIKIELIERLADVGLRVIESTSFVSPKWVPQMGDNAAVMRGIKRHAATVYPVLTPNLQGFDAAIEAGATEVAIFGAASEIFSQKNINCSIAESLKRFEPIVSAASALEIPVRGYVSCVVGCPYEGAIDPKKAAEVAKTLFDMGCYEVSLGDTIGVGNPASIKRLIEACAKLLPIEKLAGHYHDTYGMAVANIYASLQMGMAVFDSSIAGLGGCPYAKGASGNVATEDVVYLLQGMGIETGIDLAKLAIVGDWISSAINRPNGAKAGRALCARSE